CACCGGCCTGACGCAGCGTTTGGGCGATGCGATCGTGCTGGCAAAGGCGGTGCAATGGGACAAGCGAAACGCGGAAAAATATGCTCTGTTCGGCGATCCGGCCATGCGGCTCTGCACGCCGCGTTACCGCGCCGTCATCGAGAGGATGAGTCCGGACAGTATCCGCGCCCTCAGCCGCATGACGGTTGAAGGCTATATTGAGGATCAAGGCCGACGGCTCGAACAATACAACGGCCTCATGCTGGTTCGCGCTCTCGACACGCGCAGGCAGTACACCTACAGAAGCGAAGCGGGGGCGCAAATCCCGAATCTTTATGCTGAAGGCAACACCTTGTTTCGCGGCATCGTTAAGGTGGAAGCCGGGCGTTTCCAGGTTCGTTTTATCGTTCCCAAGGATATTTCCTACGGCGGCGACGACGGCCGCATCAGCCTCTATTTTTGGAATGAGGAAAGTTCGGGCGCCGGCGTGCGCAGCCGCATTCCCGTCGGCGGCACCTCCACGGCCCTCATCGACACACAGGGCCCCCTCATGACGCTCGATTTCGGCAACGAAAAGTTCGCCCCGGGCGATTATGTGGGTCCCCGGCCGACGCTGCGCCTGACCATTGAGGACACTCTCAGCGGCGTCAATACCGCAGGCGACATCGGCCACCAAATCATGCTGACGCTGGACAACGATTTTGCCGCCTCGCGCGACATCACCGAGTATTTCACTTACGACGAGGGCAGCTATACGCGCGGCACGCTGCTCTATCCCCTGATGGATCTAACCTCCGGCGAGCATACCCTCATGGTCAAAGCGTGGGACAATTCCAACAACTCGTCCATCATCGAGACTTTTTTTACCGTGGCCGAAGAGTCGCAGCTGGAAATCCGCAACCTGGTCAATTTTCCCAACCCCATGGAAAGCTCCTGCACCTTTCATTTCGAGTTGAGCCGCGACGCCGAGGTTTCGATTAAAATCTACACGGTCGCCGGCAGGCTGATCAAAAAGCTGCCGCCCATGCCTTGCCGTGTCGGGTACAACGTCTATCCCGAGGCTTGGGACGGCCGCGACGAGGAGGGCGATCCGGTCGCCAACGGCGTCTATTTCTACAAAGTCACAGCGCGCAGCCGCAACGGCGACAAAACCCTCTCGGCCGAGGCGGTGGAAAAGGCGGTGGTGGCAAGGTAGCCTTTTCGCCGAAATCGACGGTTTTTGTAGGGGATAAAGGGNNNNNNNNNNATCTTGTCGAAAAAAATAATACGTTGGCCGGGGCGGGAGCGGCACCTTTGCCGTTGTGTCGATTGCAATTTTGCATGAGGGGATGGGGATGAGCATCCGAAATGCAAGCAGTGACCGTTGTTTAGAAATTACCTTAAAGACTTTGACTCCGTTATGGACCGGCGGGGTGGACCGTACCTGCGACCGCCTGCATGAGACCGGCCTCATCGGCTCGCTGCGCTGGTGGTACGAGGCGCTCGTGCGCGGGCTGGGAGGGTATGCGTGCGATCCGACAGAAAACGCCTGTCAGTTCGACGAAGA
The DNA window shown above is from candidate division KSB1 bacterium and carries:
- the cmr1 gene encoding type III-B CRISPR module RAMP protein Cmr1 → MSIRNASSDRCLEITLKTLTPLWTGGVDRTCDRLHETGLIGSLRWWYEALVRGLGGYACDPTENACQFDE